In one Saimiri boliviensis isolate mSaiBol1 chromosome 21, mSaiBol1.pri, whole genome shotgun sequence genomic region, the following are encoded:
- the TCF20 gene encoding transcription factor 20 isoform X1, producing MQSFREQSSYHGSQQSYPQEVHSSSRIEEFSPRQAQMFQNFGGAGGSSGGSGSSSGGGRRGAAAAAAAMASETSGHQGYQGFRKEAGDFYYMTGNKDPVATGTPQPPQRRPSGPVQSYGPPQGSSFGNQYGSEGHVGQFQAQHSGLGGVSHYQQDYTGPFSPGSAQYQQQASSQQQQQQQQVQQLRQQLYQSHQPLPQAAGQPASSSSHLQPMQRPSTLPSSAAGYQLRVGQFGQHYQSSASSSSSSSFPSPQRFSQSGQSYDGSYSVNAGSQYEGHNVGSNAQAYGTQSNYSYQPQSMKNFEQAKIPQGTQQGQQQQQPQQQQHPPQHVMQYTNAATKLPLQSQVGQYNQPEVPVRSPMQFHQNFSPISNPSPAASVVQSPSCSSTPSPLMQTGENLQCGQGSVPMGSRNRILQLMPQLSPTPSMMPSPNSHAAGFKGFGLEGVPEKRLTDPGLSSLSALSTQVANLPNTVQHMLLSDALTPQKKTSKRPSSSKKADSCTNSEGSSQPEEQLKSPMAESLDGGCSSSSEDPGERVRQLSGQSTSSDTTYKGGASEKAGSSPAQGAQNETPRLNASPAAREEATSPGAKDMPLSSDGNPKVNEKTVGVIVSREAMTSRVEKPGGQDKGSQEDDSATTQRPPSNGGAKETSHASLPQPEPAGGGGSKGNKNGDNNSNHNGEGNGQSGHSAAGPGFTSRTEPSKSPGSLRYSYKDSFGSAVPRNVSGFPQYPTGQEKGDFTGHGERKGRNEKFPSLLQEVLQGYHHHPDRRYSRSTQEHQGVAGSLEGSARPNVLVSQTNELASRSLLNKSIGSLLENPHWGPWERKSSSTAPEMKQINLTDYPIPRKFEIEPQSSAHEPGGSLSERRSVICDISPLRQIVRDPGAHSLGHMSADTRIGRNDRLNPSLSQSVILPGGLVSMETKLKSQSGQIKEEDFEQSKSQASFNNKKSGDHCHPSSIKHESYRGSANPGAATHDALSDYSSQDSRPTPMRRVPGRVSGREGIRGRSPSQYHDFAEKLKMSPGRSRGPGGDPHHMNPHMTFSERANRSSLHAPFSPNSESLASAYHANTRAHAYGDPNTGLNSQLHYKRQMYQQQPEEYKDWSSGSAQGVIAAAQHRQEGPRKSPRQQQFLDRVRSPLKNDKDGMMYGPPVGTYHDPSAQETGRCLLSSDGLPSKGMELKHGSQKLQESCWDLSRQTSPAKSGGPPGMSSQKRYGPPHETDGHGLAEATQSSKPSNVMLRLPGQEDHSSQNPLIMRRRVRSFISPIPSKRQSQDVKNSNTEDKSRLLHPSKEGADKAFNSFTHLSHSQDIKSISKRDSSKDLPSSDNRNCPAVTLTSPAKTKILPPRKGRGLKLEAIVQKITSPNIRRSASSNSAEAGGDTVTLDDILSLKSGPPEGGSVAVQDADVEKRKGEVASDLVSPANQELHIEKPLPRSSEEWRGSVDDKVKTETHAESVTAGKEPPGAMTSTASQKPGSNQGRPDGSLGGTAPLIFPDSKNVPPVGILAPEANPKAEEKENDTVTISPKQEGFPPKGYFPSGKKKGRPIGSVNKQKKQQQPPPPPPQPPQIPEGSADGEPKPKKQRQRRERRKPGAQPRKRKTKQAVPIVEPQEPEIKLKYATQPLDKTDAKNKSFYPYIHVVNKCELGAVCTIINAEEEEQTKLVRGRKGQRSLTPPPSSTESKALPASSFMLQGPVVTESSVMGHLVCCLCGKWASYRNMGDLFGPFYPQDYAATLPKNPPPKRATEMQNKVKVRHKSASNGSKTDTEEEEEQQQQQQKEQRSLAAHPRFKRRHRSEDCGGGPRSLSRGLPCKKAATEGSSEKTVLDSKPSVPTTSEGGPELELQIPELPLDSNEFWVHEGCILWANGIYLVCGRLYGLQEALEIAREMKCSHCQEAGATLGCYNKGCSFRYHYPCAIDADCLLHEENFSVRCPKHKPPLPCPLPPLQNKTAKGSLSTEQSERG from the exons ATGCAGTCCTTTAGAGAGCAAAGCAGTTACCACGGAAGCCAGCAAAGCTACCCACAGGAGGTACACAGCTCATCTCGGATAGAGGAGTTCAGCCCTCGTCAGGCCCAGATGTTCCAGAATTTTGGAGGTGCAGGTGGCAGTAGTGGTGGCAGTGGCAGTAGCAGTGGTGGTGGACGACGAggagcagcagctgctgcagcagCGATGGCTAGTGAGACCTCTGGCCATCAAGGTTACCAGGGTTTCAGAAAAGAGGCTGGAGATTTTTACTACATGACAGGCAACAAAGACCCCGTGGCTACAGGAACCCCACAGCCTCCTCAGCGAAGGCCTTCTGGGCCTGTGCAGAGCTATGGACCCCCTCAGGGGAGTAGCTTTGGCAATCAGTATGGGAGTGAGGGTCATGTGGGCCAGTTTCAAGCACAGCACTCTGGCCTTGGCGGTGTGTCACATTATCAGCAGGATTACACGGGGCCTTTCTCTCCAGGGAGTGCTCAGTACCAACAGCAGGCTTCCagccagcagcaacagcagcagcagcaagtcCAGCAGTTGAGACAACAGCTTTACCAGTCCCATCAGCCCCTGCCGCAGGCCGCTGGCCAGCCAGCATCCAGCTCATCCCATCTACAGCCAATGCAGCGGCCCTCAACTCTGCCATCTTCTGCTGCTGGTTACCAGTTGAGAGTGGGTCAGTTTGGCCAACACTACCAGtcttctgcttcctcctcttcctcctcctccttcccttcaccACAGCGTTTTAGCCAGTCTGGACAGAGCTATGATGGCAGTTACAGTGTGAATGCTGGATCTCAGTATGAAGGACACAATGTGGGTTCTAATGCACAGGCTTATGGAACACAATCCAATTATAGCTATCAGCCTCAATCTATGAAAAATTTTGAACAGGCAAAGATTCCACAAGGGACCCAAcaggggcagcagcagcagcaaccacAGCAGCAACAACACCCTCCTCAGCATGTGATGCAGTATACCAATGCTGCCACCAAGCTGCCCCTGCAAAGCCAGGTGGGGCAGTACAACCAGCCTGAGGTTCCTGTGAGGTCCCCCATGCAGTTTCACCAGAACTTCAGCCCCATTTCTAACCCTTCCCCAGCTGCCTCTGTGGTTCAGTCTCCAAGCTGTAGTTCTACCCCATCTCCTCTCATGCAGACTGGGGAGAATCTCCAGTGTGGGCAAGGCAGTGTGCCTATGGGTTCCAGAAACAGAATTTTACAGTTAATGCCTCAACTCAGTCCAACCCCATCAATGATGCCCAGTCCTAATTCTCATGCCGCAGGCTTCAAAGGGTTTGGACTAGAAGGGGTACCAGAAAAGCGACTGACAGATCCTGGGTTGAGTAGTTTGAGTGCTCTGAGTACTCAAGTGGCCAATCTTCCTAACACTGTACAGCACATGTTACTTTCTGATGCCCTGactcctcaaaagaagacctCCAAGAGGCCCTCATCTTCCAAGAAAGCAGATAGCTGCACAAACTCTGAAGGCTCCTCACAACCTGAAGAACAGCTGAAGTCCCCTATGGCAGAATCGTTAGATGGAGGCTGCTCCAGCAGTTCAGAGGATCCAGGCGAGAGAGTGCGGCAACTAAGTGGCCAGAGCACCAGCTCTGACACCACCTACAAAGGTGGAGCCTCGGAGAAAGCTGGCTCCTCACCGGCACAAGGTGCTCAGAATGAAACCCCTAGACTCAATGCTAGTCCCGCAGCTAGAGAAGAGGCCACCTCCCCAGGTGCTAAGGACATGCCATTGTCATCTGACGGGAACCCAAAGGTCAATGAGAAGACAGTTGGGGTGATTGTCTCCCGGGAAGCCATGACAAGTCGGGTAGAAAAGCCTGGTGGACAAGATAAAGGCTCCCAAGAGGATGATTCTGCAACCACTCAGAGGCCACCTAGCAATGGTGGGGCAAAGGAAACCAGTCATGCATCTCTTCCCCAGCCAGAgcctgcaggaggaggagggagcaaaGGAAACAAGAATGGCGATAACAACTCCAACCATAATGGAGAGGGAAATGGCCAGAGTGGCCACTCTGCAGCAGGCCCTGGTTTTACAAGCAGAACTGAGCCTAGCAAATCTCCTGGAAGTCTGCGCTATAGTTACAAAGATAGTTTCGGGTCAGCTGTGCCACGAAATGTCAGTGGCTTTCCTCAGTATCCTACAGGGCAAGAAAAGGGAGATTTCACTGGCCATGGGGAACGAAAGGGTAGAAATGAAAAGTTTCCAAGCCTCCTGCAGGAAGTGCTTCAGGGTTACCACCACCACCCTGACAGGAGATATTCTAGGAGTACTCAGGAGCATCAGGGGGTGGCTGGTAGCCTAGAAGGATCCGCAAGGCCCAATGTCTTGGTTAGTCAAACCAATGAATTAGCTAGCAGGAGCCTTCTGAACAAAAGCATTGGGTCTCTATTAGAAAATCCCCACTGGGGCCCCTGGGAAAGGAAATCAAGCAGCACAGCTCCTGAAATGAAACAGATCAATTTGACTGACTATCCAATTCCCAGAAAGTTTGAAATAGAGCCTCAGTCATCAGCCCATGAACCTGGGGGTTCCCTCTCTGAAAGAAGATCAGTGATCTGTGATATTTCTCCACTAAGACAGATTGTCAGGGACCCAGGGGCTCACTCACTGGGACATATGAGTGCCGACACCAGGATTGGGAGGAATGACCGTCTCAATCCAAGTTTAAGTCAGTCGGTCATTCTTCCAGGTGGTTTGGTGTCCATGGAAACAAAGCTGAAATCCCAGAGCGGGCAGATAAAAGAGGAGGACTTTGAACAGTCTAAATCCCAAGCTAGTTTCAACAACAAGAAATCTGGAGACCACTGCCATCCTTCTAGCATTAAGCATGAGTCTTACCGTGGCAGTGCCAACCCTGGAGCAGCAACCCATGATGCCCTTTCAGACTACAGCTCGCAAGACAGCAGACCCACGCCAATGCGGCGGGTTCCTGGCAGAGTTAGTGGTCGGGAGGGCATAAGGGGTCGGTCTCCTTCTCAATATCATGACTTTGCAGAAAAATTGAAGATGTCTCCTGGGAGGAGCAGAGGCCCAGGGGGAGACCCTCATCACATGAATCCACACATGACCTTTTCAGAGAGGGCCAATCGAAGTTCTTTACATGCTCCCTTTTCTCCCAACTCAGAAAGCCTGGCCTCTGCTTATCACGCAAATACTCGGGCTCATGCTTATGGGGACCCAAACACAGGTTTGAATTCTCAGCTGCATTATAAGAGACAGATGTACCAACAGCAACCAGAGGAGTACAAAGACTGGAGCAGCGGTTCTGCTCAGGGAGTCATTGCTGCAGCACAGCACAGGCAGGAGGGGCCACGGAAGAGTCCAAGACAGCAGCAGTTTCTTGACAGAGTACGGAGCCCTCTGAAAAATGACAAAGATGGTATGATGTATGGCCCACCGGTAGGGACTTACCATGACCCCAGCGCTCAGGAGACTGGGCGCTGCCTATTATCTAGTGATGGTCTGCCTAGCAAGGGCATGGAATTAAAGCATGGCTCACAGAAATTACAAGAATCCTGTTGGGATCTTTCTCGGCAAACTTCTCCAGCCAAAAGTGGTGGTCCTCCAGGAATGTCCAGTCAAAAAAGGTATGGGCCACCCCATGAGACTGATGGACATGGACTAGCTGAGGCTACACAGTCATCCAAACCTAGTAATGTTATGCTGAGACTTCCAGGCCAGGAAGACCATTCTTCTCAAAACCCCCTAATTATGAGGAGGCGTGTCCGTTCTTTTATCTCTCCCATTCCCAGTAAGAGACAGTCACAAGATGTAAAGAACAGTAACACTGAAGATAAAAGTCGCCTCCTTCACCCATCAAAGGAAGGCGCTGATAAAGCATTCAATTCCTTTACCCATCTTTCTCACAGTCAGGATATCAAGTCTATCTCTAAGAGAGACTCCTCCAAGGACCTTCCAAGTTCAGATAATAGAAACTGTCCTGCTGTTACTCTCACAAGCCCTGCAAAGACTAAAATACTGCCCCCAAGGAAAGGACGGGGCTTGAAATTGGAAGCTATAGTTCAGAAGATTACCTCTCCAAATATCAGGAGGAGCGCTTCCTCGAACAGTGCAGAGGCTGGGGGAGACACAGTTACTCTTGATGATATACTCTCTTTGAAGAGTGGTCCTCCTGAAGGTGGGAGTGTTGCTGTTCAGGATGCTGACGTAGAGAAGAGAAAAGGTGAGGTGGCCTCTGACCTAGTCAGTCCAGCAAACCAGGAGTTGCACATTGAGAAACCTCTTCCAAGGTCTTCAGAAGAGTGGCGTGGCAGTGTGGATGACAAAGTGAAGACAGAGACACATGCAGAGTCAGTTACTGCTGGAAAGGAACCCCCTGGTGCCATGACATCCACAGCCTCACAGAAGCCTGGTAGTAACCAAGGGAGACCAGATGGTTCCCTGGGTGGAACAGCACCTTTAATCTTTCCAGACTCAAAGAATGTACCTCCAGTGGGCATATTGGCCCCTGAGGCAAACCCCAAggctgaagagaaagagaatgatacAGTGACGATTTCACCCAAGCAAGAGGGCTTCCCTCCAAAGGGGTATTTCCCATCAGGAAAGAAGAAGGGGAGACCCATTGGTAGTGTgaataagcaaaagaaacagcAGCAGCCACCGCCTCCACCCCCTCAGCCCCCACAGATACCAGAAGGTTCTGCAGATGGAGAGCCAAAGCCAAAAAAACAGAggcaaaggagggagagaaggaagcctGGGGCCCAGCCAAGGAAGCGAAAAACCAAACAAGCGGTTCCCATTGTGGAACCCCAAGAACCTGAGATCAAACTAAAGTATGCCACCCAGCCACTGGATAAAACTGACGCCAAGAACAAGTCTTTTTACCCTTATATCCATGTAGTAAATAAGTGTGAACTTGGAGCCGTTTGTACAATCATCAATGCTGAAGAAGAAGAACAGACCAAATTGGTGAGGGGTAGGAAGGGTCAGAGGTCACTGACCCCTCCACCTAGCAGCACTGAAAGCAAGGCACTCCCGGCCTCGTCCTTTATGCTGCAGGGACCTGTTGTGACAGAGTCTTCGGTTATGGGGCACCTGGTTTGCTGTCTGTGTGGCAAGTGGGCCAGTTACCGGAACATGGGTGACCTCTTTGGACCTTTTTATCCCCAAGATTATGCAGCCACTCTCCCGAAGAATCCGCCTCCTAAGAGGGCCACAGAAATGCAGAACAAAGTTAAGGTACGGCACAAAAGTGCTTCTAATGGCTCCAAGACGGacactgaggaggaggaagagcagcagcagcagcagcagaaggagCAGAGGAGCCTGGCTGCACACCCCAGGTTTAAGCGGCGCCACCGCTCGGAAGACTGTGGTGGAGGCCCTCGGTCCCTGTCCAGGGGGCTCCCTTGTAAAAAAGCAGCCACTGAGGGCAGCAGTGAAAAGACTGTTTTGGACTCAAAGCCCTCTGTGCCCACCACTTCAGAAGGTGGCCCTGAGCTGGAGTTACAAATCCCTGAACTACCTCTTGACAGCAATGAATTTTGGGTCCATGAGGGTTGTATTCTCTGGGCCAATGGAATCTACCTGGTTTGCGGCAGGCTCTATGGCCTGCAGGAAGCGCTGGAAATAGCCAGAGAGATG aaatgttccCACTGCCAGGAGGCAGGTGCCACCTTGGGCTGCTACAACAAAGGCTGCTCCTTCCGATACCATTACCCGTGTGCCATTGATGCAG